In Chloroflexota bacterium, the sequence CTTGGAGACGCCCGGGTAGTTCTCGATGGCGTCTGTGTTGATGATCTGGCCCCCCATCACCGCCCGCTCCAGCACCAGCGTCTTCAGCTGGGAGCGCGTCGTGTAGATAGCGGCGCTGAGTCCGCAGAATCCGCCGCCGATGATGACTACGTCATACTGCTGGGCCACGTTCAGCCTCCGGTCGCTCGTTGTGTAAGGTTAGATGCGCTACACACTTGCAGGGTTCGCCGTCTGGCCTTTTCCCGGCTTGATCCAGTGACGGTAGAGGAGCGCGCCGCCGCACAGCACGATCGCCGCGATGGAGATGATCGTCGCCGTCGGCACTTCCTCAGCCACCTTCCAGTTGCCGATGCGGAAGTTCTCCAGCGCCAGGCGCACCGCGCCGTACCAGAGGCCGTACATCAGCGCGATATCGCCGTCCTGCAGCCGCTTCACGTATTTCCGACTGATGTAGTAGAAGAGTCCCAGGCCGATGAGATTCAACAGCGATTCATAGAGAAAAAGCGGGTGAAAGCTCGTGAACCCCTCGTAGCCGTCCAGCCGCTTCTCAGATGGAATCGTGATGGCCCACGGCGCATCCGTCGGTTTGCCGTACAGCTCCTCGTTGAAGTAGTTCCCCCAGCGGCCGATGATCTGGCCCACCAGCAGCCCCGGCGCGCCGATGTCCATCCATCGCCACATGTTCAGCTTCCGCATCCTGGTGAAGATGACCATCGCCAGCACACTGCCGATCACCGCCCCATAGATGCCGATGCCTCCTTCGTCAATGCGAAGGATGCGCGAAGGGTGGTCGCTATAGAAGCCCCACTCGTGGATCACGTGATAGATACGCGCGCCGATGATAGCGAACGGCACTGCGATCAGCAGCGCGTTGAAGACCTCTTCCGTCTTCTCCCCGCGCCGCTTCGCCTCAAAGTAAGCCGTCATTGTCCCCAACGCCAACCCAACCGCAACGAGGAAGCTGTACCAGCGTAGGCCGAAACCGCCGGTTTTGAAGATATATTCCATGTATCCCTATCTTCTCTAACGTGCGTGCACTTATGCAGGCCAGCGCTACCAAGGCAATCGTTAGGAGATGTCTATCTGAGTCCGGGTGGAAAGTATACCAGGGATATTCCGGCACGGAAACGTTTCCCCTCTGCCATGCTTCGGCAAATGTTCCGATCTTGGCGCACTTGATATACTCTCCGCCGGGGAGTTACCTCACACGGAGGCACTTTCGTGAGTACCTACAGCGGCAGCGTCATGATCGGCAGGCCCATCTCGGAAGTCTTCGCCTACATGGCCGTTCCGGAAAATGCCCCTCAGTGGATGCCGGACGTCGTTCGCGTTGATCGCACAACACCGGACCCTCTCA encodes:
- the lgt gene encoding prolipoprotein diacylglyceryl transferase; this encodes MEYIFKTGGFGLRWYSFLVAVGLALGTMTAYFEAKRRGEKTEEVFNALLIAVPFAIIGARIYHVIHEWGFYSDHPSRILRIDEGGIGIYGAVIGSVLAMVIFTRMRKLNMWRWMDIGAPGLLVGQIIGRWGNYFNEELYGKPTDAPWAITIPSEKRLDGYEGFTSFHPLFLYESLLNLIGLGLFYYISRKYVKRLQDGDIALMYGLWYGAVRLALENFRIGNWKVAEEVPTATIISIAAIVLCGGALLYRHWIKPGKGQTANPASV